The Labrys wisconsinensis DNA window TGGCTGCCAGGCGCAGGACTTCGAGGTGCCGCCCGACGGCTCCTGCCAGCCCCCCCGGCACCAGCACCCAGAGATAGGCGAAGGCGCCCCACAGGAGCATCGCCGCCGCGTCGTGCAGGACGCGGCAGAGGATCAGGGCGGCGCCGGGGTCCATCAGGGCTTGACGGTGAAGCTGTAGGTGCCGTGGGTCTTGTGGCCGTCCTTCGAGAGCGCGTGCCAGGCGACGATGTACTTGCCCGGCGCCAGGGTCGCGGAGATCGGCACCACCAGGCCGGTCTCGTCGCCGGAGGCGAGCGAGGCCGCACCGGTGGCGACCGCCTTCTTGTCGGGGCCGGTGACCTTCACGCCGGTGAACTTGAGGTTCAGCTCCTCGGAGAACTTCAGGTCCAGTTCCGTCGGCACCGTCGCGACCGTGCCGTTCTCGGCCGGAACCGCCGAGGTCAGATGGGCATGGGCGAGAGCCTGGCCGGTGAGGCCGAGGCCGAGGATTGCCGCCGAGGCGGCGGTCTTGAGACGCGAGATGCTGCGCATGGGATTGGTTCCTTCATGTTCGGCGCAGGCCATCGGGGCGATGGGTTGCTGCGGACTTGCCGGGATCGAGGGGAGCCGCGTGTCCGCGCCCCCGACATTCGCGGATCTCGCGGGGGTCAGGCGAAGGCGCGCCGCAGCGGCGGCACGGCGCGGATGACCAGGAGGTCGAAGCCGACCATCGCGAGGATGGCGAGGCCGGTGATGGGAAAGGCGAGGCCGAGCGCGACGGCGACCGCCCACAGCGCCCGATAGACGCGCGGGTCGGCAGGGTAGGGCGGCACGCCGACCTTGCCGGCCGGGCGCCGCTTCCACCACATCACCAAGGCCGAGACCGAGGCGAGGATGATGGCAAGGCACGCCGCCAGCATGAGAAGCTGGTTCGCGAGGCCCCATTCCTGGCCCATATGCACGTTGATGCCGAACTCGATCGCCTTGCCGACGGCGCCATAGTCCGGGAACGAGAGGTCGACGAGCGGCCTTGCCGAATATTGATCGATATGGATCAGCCGCTGCTTCGACAGGTCGTGCGGATAGACGGCGGCGGTGTAGACCCCGGTCTCGTCGCCCGGCACCGCCATCTCGAAGCCGGGCGTGATGCCGAGCCCGCGGGCGACGGCGACCGCGCGGTCCAGCCCGATCGGCTCTGCCGGGGCGGCGGCCGTCGACATCGGCACGGGGGCATTCTCGACCGTCCAGCCCGGCTTGCTCAGCACCGCTTCGGTCGGGAGCGTCGACAGCGGGACGTCGTCCCAGAGCTGCGCGGGATAGCCGACGCCGGCCTGCGTGGCGACGCTGTTCAGCGTCCTGCCCCAGAAGCCGGACCAGGGCAGGCCCGAGGCGGCCAGGACCAGGATCAGCACCCCGGCGACGGCGCCGGTGACGGCGTGGAGGTCCCGCCACCAGACGCGCCGCGCCGGCGAGCCGCGCAGCGTGACGACGCCGCCGGACTGGCCGCGCGGCCACCACAGATAGATCCCGGTCATCACCAGGATGATGGCAAAGCCTCCGACCGCTTCGATCAGGCGGTTGGCGATGGTGCCGAACAGCTCCAGGCTGTGGATCTTGCGGACGAGCCACATCGGCTCGCGGTCGCTGCGCAAGGTGTCGAGCACCGTTCCCGTGTAGGGATCGAGATAGACGAGGTGTCTGCCGGCCGCGTCCCTGGCGGTGACCACGGCGGAGGATGCGCGCGTCACCGGATCGATGAAGGAGACCAGCGTGGAGCCGGGCACGGCCGCCAGCGCATTCGCCGCCAGGACGCTCGGCGCCAGGGCCGGCGTTCCCGGGTCGGCGACGACGGTCCGATGGGCGAAGATCGTGGTGTTGATCTCGTCCTTGAACAGGTAGATCGAGCCCGTCACGGCGAGCAGGACCATGAACGGGACGCTCAGCAGGCCGGCATAGAAGTGCCAGCGCCAGATGGCGCGCTGGAGCGACAGGCGCGCGGGGGATACCGCCGGGGCGGCATCCGCGGGGACCGGATTCGACATGGGGCTGATCCCGGCTCAGTTCATGTCCATGCCGGGCATGGCGTGCCCGGGCTTGGCCGCGGCCGG harbors:
- the copC gene encoding copper homeostasis periplasmic binding protein CopC is translated as MRSISRLKTAASAAILGLGLTGQALAHAHLTSAVPAENGTVATVPTELDLKFSEELNLKFTGVKVTGPDKKAVATGAASLASGDETGLVVPISATLAPGKYIVAWHALSKDGHKTHGTYSFTVKP
- a CDS encoding PepSY-associated TM helix domain-containing protein, translated to MSNPVPADAAPAVSPARLSLQRAIWRWHFYAGLLSVPFMVLLAVTGSIYLFKDEINTTIFAHRTVVADPGTPALAPSVLAANALAAVPGSTLVSFIDPVTRASSAVVTARDAAGRHLVYLDPYTGTVLDTLRSDREPMWLVRKIHSLELFGTIANRLIEAVGGFAIILVMTGIYLWWPRGQSGGVVTLRGSPARRVWWRDLHAVTGAVAGVLILVLAASGLPWSGFWGRTLNSVATQAGVGYPAQLWDDVPLSTLPTEAVLSKPGWTVENAPVPMSTAAAPAEPIGLDRAVAVARGLGITPGFEMAVPGDETGVYTAAVYPHDLSKQRLIHIDQYSARPLVDLSFPDYGAVGKAIEFGINVHMGQEWGLANQLLMLAACLAIILASVSALVMWWKRRPAGKVGVPPYPADPRVYRALWAVAVALGLAFPITGLAILAMVGFDLLVIRAVPPLRRAFA